The genome window AGGACATGTCTGCTGTGCACAAGACGGGAAGGACACacctcaaaaatatataaagaactcctgcaaatctataagaaaacaaataatccaatagaaaaacataaaagacatgaacagttatgttacagaaaagaaaacacatttgtcCAATTAACATTTAAGGTATGCTCAACCTCATTGGTGATGAGGGACATGCAAATTCAGACCACAGTGAGATGCTGTTTCACACTATTCGAAGGGCAAAAATTAGCAATTCTGCCAGCACCAAGCGCTGGAGAAGATGTGCAGCAGCAGGATCTCCTGGGTGTTGTTAGAGGGCAACTCCAAATAAGCACTGGGGAAAACAATCTGGCCTTATCTTACAAAGCTGAACACAGCAGAGGCTGTAACCCAACAGATCCCCCCAGGCATAAAATTAAGAGAAGCCCTTGCATGTTCTCCAAGAGCCATGGGTGAGAATGTTCACAGCTGCACTGTTATAACAGCACAACTCTGGAAATAAGGGCCAGCcggcttagctcagttggttaaagcgtgttgctgataacaccaggtccagggttcaatccctgtactggccagctgccaaacaataaaaagaaaaaaatctggaaataaacCAAATGCCCATGGacaagagaatggataaataaattacagtagaTTCATCCACGCAGCAGCACACCATTCAACAGTGCAAGTGAATAACCCACAGTTTCACACAATTTCATAAATGAATCTTAGTTACCATAGTGttcagtgaaaaaagccagtcccagAAAACAAAACCCTTCTTGTGAAgttcaaaaccaaaccaaaccataTCTTTACAAATAACAATGTTGGTTCCTTCCTTCTGATACTTTTCTCAGTAGGAGATGATAGGGTTACCCACCTAAAGTTCTCAAGAATATATACTGAGAAATTATTAAACCAGTAAGAAAACGTAGTTGGTTTAGAAAGTATCAAaggatacataaaaataatttgcttttctgtATGCTATCAATAAGTTGTTCAAAAGTGTAAGGGAAAGATCCACAAAACTgtaaaatacctagaagtaaagCTGCTAATAGCTcggttgattagagcacagtgttataacaccaacgtcgaggggtcggatccccatactggtcagccgccaaaaaataaataagtaattaattATGTAGGGCCTATATGAAAAGAACTGTAAGAtgcacagaataaaagaaaacctttaaACAACTTCTTTAAAAAAGCCAAATCAAACAGAATATTGTCTggtcatacatatatatgtgagaaaacttttttttttttttttttttttgagaaaactctttacaaaaatttttttttagaaaagtaaagGACTGATCACAAAATTCAGGTTCCCCCaagaaagaggcagggaaaggggatgggggaagggtaACAAGTAAGTTTTACGTAAACATGTAAATTAAAGAGGGTCCCCACAAGGGCCACGATGACAGAGCATGATACACATTAATTTCACCCCAATTTGTGCACCTGAGgtaggagaaggggaaagggagccACTAAATTGATTGGGACAGACTTTTATTCAGAGTATGGGCAAAAGCGAGTCATTCTTTCCAGTAGCCCACACTAGGCAAGGGAAGAGGCCTGTGTATATGGGGGACAGGGCCAGGCTCCAAAGACACATGACACTGAGCATCCTCAGGCTGGCTAAACAGGCTGGATTTCAATCAATAGAGATGGTAAAAGGGAAGGACGCCTAGGCCTGTCAAGAGCAGGGTGAGGGTGACAATATTTGCAAAGGCAAAGAGGCTGGACAGAATATCATGGGGCTCAGCTGTGCAGGGAAGCGTTGCTaagtgggagaggcagaggggagCTGCCCTGCTGAGTCACTGGGGCATTGCTGGACAGGGCTCAGGGTTCAAGGGAGAAAGCACCCTTGAACCCTGGAACTCATGAGGGAGATAAAACTACTCTGGGAAGAACTATTTGAGAGAGGGTGAGGGTCAGGGGTTGCAGAGGCAGAGCCTGCGGCCCCGGTGAGCATATGCTGTGCCTCTTTTCCACTATGACCTTGGCAAGGCACTCACCACCTGCAGCCCCAGATGCCTTTCTGTGAAAGATTTCTGCCTGCCTAGTGACCCCCACGGGAAGCCCTGTGATAAGGAGAAGGTCCTCTTTCTCACAGAGGCCATACTCTAGAAGCATCCGTCCCCAGCCCCAGGGTCTCTAGCCCTGGACTgtcagagaggaaggaaggttgTAGTGGCAGGTCACTGCCTGGTCAGCAGGCCCTGGGGGCAGTGCCACCTTCCCATCGTTCTAGAGGGCTGAGGCCTGGCTGTGCCTGAGAGGCCTCCAGTAAAGGTGCCAGAGACAAGAACAGTGTGTTAAAGTCAGATCCTGAGCATCCCAgtgaagtcagaaaaacaaatctgcagggccgagcccgtggcgcacttggtagagtgctgcgctgggagcgcggcgacgctcccgctgcgggttcggatcctatataggactgaccggtgcactcactggctgagtgccggtcacgaaaaaacgacaaaaaaaaaaaaaagaaaaacaaatctgcaGCTTCTCAATTCCAGACACCTCCTGGCCTCTCACAGCCAAGCAGTGTCCAGGCCCATACCACCCTGCTGAGGTCTGTCTGTCCTGCACCTCAACCCAGGAAGTCTCTGAGGCCTCCAAACCAATTGATAAATGAGTCCTAAAACATTCATCTGTGCTGAGCAAGGACGGGAGAGAGGGTGGCCCCATCCTGTGTCTTTATCTGTTCTTTTCATtgctttaacattttctttatacccatatgtccacacacaaaaataatattaatatctaACCCTTACATAAAACTTCCCATATGTCAGGCATAGTTCTAAGTGCTTTGtgtgaggccggcccgtggctcactcggtagagtgcggtgctgataacaccaaggccacgggttcggaccctatatagggatggccggtttgctcactggctgagtgtggtgctgacaacaccaagccaagggctaagTGCTTTGTGTGTATtattcatttaaccctcacaacaacaaTCCAATACAGTaatcagttttacagatgaggaaactgaggcacagggagttaagtaatttgccccagAAAGTCTGACGCCAAAATCTTTGTCTTAACTACCAAGTCAGGccagagagaaggagacagagaggcagagacagagacccAGAGATTTTGTTACACATAGTGAGATTTCATATACGAGATGAGAGTTTATATTTACTATATACAATTTTACATAATtgtataaatgagatcatatatatttgttttaatgcgttgttttccttttacattttttcctctcCTATCCATATTAGTTTCGCCCCCCCGGAATCCATTATATCACCCTAATGTGGaatcttctatattttttatttagtcatAATTATACATAGATGTATATAGACCTATAATCACACATACAAggtttctttttgtattattttaaaatagtggaccatattaaatagacatttctgcaTCTCACTTTTCTCACTTGTATATGTGGAAGGCCCTGACAGATCTGATTCAgtgttgtgttatttttatttttatttttgggggcTGCTGGCCAGTAACAGAGATTCAACCCTGgattttggtgttatcaacaccacgctctaaccaactgagctaatgggccagcctaTTCAGTGTTTTATATAGCCACACACCCACCATATTTTTCCATCTGGCCCTCCCTGCTCATggtcccatccccacccccaaggcactcatttcttttttcttttattttaaagatgactggtaaggggatcttaacccttgacttggtgttgccagcaccacgctctcccagtgagctaaccggtcatccctatatagggatccaaacccgtggccttggtgttatcagcaccacactctcccaagtgagccatgggccgacccTAGCACTGTTTCTTTAAATCTGATTGTTAGGGAGTCCCATGGTGGAAATCCCAGTCCAGGTGGGAGGAAAGGGCAGTGAGTAGGCAGCAAGAGGCATTTCTGGCTGGGTTTTGGCCAAACCCTTGCTGGGTGGCCAAGAGCCTTCAACCACCAGAGGTGGAAATGCTGATTGTGTTATTGTGAAATCATTTGCATATTGTGAAGTGCTTTGCATACGAGGTGATGGAGTGATTTGCATACTGGGAGGGGGACATCTTAGAGGGGCAGCATCCCTGAGcatctttctccctttttttttggcagctgcccactaccaggatccaaacccttaaatTTGGTGttataagggccgagcccgtggcgcactgggtaaatttggtgttataacactgtgctctaaccaactgagctaaccggccagccctggctTTCTCCCTTTGCAAAGAAATGGGGCTTCCATTTCAGAActcagggaggggacagggagacgTCCTGGCAGATCTATGGGCCTGGAGGAGTGAGGTAGACAGGAAGCTTTCAGAGGACAAGCTGGCCCACCTGGAAGGAGCTGGGGGTCTGGGAAGGACAGATAGTGGAGTATGAGGTGGGACAGGCACCAGATGCAGCATGAGAGCTGAGGGTGCCCTCAGAGCCCCCAGTAGTGAGGAAAAGGACACAGAACAAATGGAGGGAGCTGCCATAAGAGGCTGAtgaaggtcagagacagagatCCCCACTCTGTTGCAATTTCTGCCGAAGTGACTACCCACATGCCCTTCCTGAGAGTGCCAGGCCACACTCCCACTGCTGTTCAGGCCCTAGAAGTGAGAGGTGGTATCACACACTCTGGGCTCAGGGCCACATAGGTTTGAATTCGCGCTCTGCCATCTGTGCCATTGTGTGACCCTGAGCTAACAGTACCCATCTCAATGGGATAAAACAAGGATTCAGTGAGATCATGTAAGTAGAGTGAATGGCACATACTAAGAGTTCAGTAAATTGCAGTTATAGTAATAATTGCTATTAATTGTTCGCTGTCCTACTCTGAAAGAAGGGATCAGGCCTATCTCCCTCTAGGTGAGGGGAGCACAGACTCCTCACCTCCCAGGTTTGGAATTCCGAGCAGGGCGGTCCAGTCACTATGCATTGGACCCCAAAGGGTTACAAGTCCTGGAGACAATGGCCTGAGGTTCCCAGTGAAAAAccaaagcataaaaataattCGATGAGTAAGaataaaattccctcttctgAGGTTCCCGGGGCCAGGCCCCTCCCTGCGGCAGGCACTTCCCCTTTCCCTTGTTCATGGAGGAGCCAGGCCGGGCTGACTCAGAGCAGGAGCGCCACAGCCGCGTTCCCATCCTGGCCCTCAGCCGGTACGGCCCGGCGCGGCCTGGCAGCCGAGGGCGCCCCCGTGCGACCGCGGGAGGGACAGCAGCCCTGGAGGGGAAGCGGCGTCCAGACCCGCAAGCCCAACAGCCCGGCCAATATCGCGGTCCCCGGCGGGCCGCCGCCTCCGCCCCTGCCCAgcctggctgagcgcggtgccggTGGGCCTCCCACTTCCGTCCGGCCCTCCCCGCCGCGCGCCGCCCGGCCCGAGCGGAAGTGCGCTCTCCGCCCGGGTCCCCCATGGCCGCGAGGCGGAAGCGCCTCGGCCGccgctccccccgccccccgccccgcgGCGCGTCGGGTTCCGGACAGGCCCCGTGTGACGTGGCCGCGCGCCGGGGGCGGCTCCGGGCCGGGGGCCGGGCTGGGCGGGGCGGAGCCGGGCGGGGCGCGGCTACGCAGCTGGATGGCCGGGGCCGCCCGGAgcgccgccgcagctgccgcacGGTGAGTGACCGTGGGACCCGTAGGGCCCGCGTGCCGGGCGGGACCGACCCACCGATCCTCCCGACCCGTCCCGGCTCGTCCTGGTCAGACTTGCGCCCCCTCCCAGAGCGCGGGAGTTAAACTTGCCCGCCTTCAGCTCCTCGCTGCGGTCGCTCCACAGTCCCTATCTTTCCCTGGCTCTCCCTTCCCGTCCCCTGCTCCGGCTCTCTCATTCTTGACGCTACACTCTcgctttccccttccccctttctctagGACTCCCTCCGAACCCCCTTGCCTCTCCCTAAACTGTGGTCCCCTCACTTCTGCGTGACCTGCCTCGGCCTCCCGGTCCTGCCTGGCCCAATCCTGCCTTTGGTCCCCAGTGGAGCCCCGCTGGTTTCATCAGTTAAGGCCCGGAGATCCCAGATGTGGGCATCTTTTCCGTCACCCAGAGGCAGCTGCTTTTTCTCCCTCCCACTTCCATCagcatatggggaaactgaggcagggacgTCCCAGCTCAAGGTCACAGCCAGCATGAGGCAGGGCAGCCCATATTAAACCTCATGCTTGAGTTTCCAGATTGAAGTTCTCGCTTGGTTGACACCACGTCCTGTGGCCGGGCACATTCCTGCTGCGGAGGGTGCTCCGGCCTCCTCCTACACAAGCAGGGCCTCTCTGTGCCTTCTCCACGCCAGGCACGTACACTTGCATTATCAAGCTTATCTCATCTTCACAACCTTGTGAGGGAGGCAGTACTTAGCCCCATCccacagatgaagacactgaggcccagaggggggCTTCAGGGATTTGCCCACTGTCAAACAGCTAATAGTGCAGAGCAGTTACCTGCAGTTCTCCAAAGCCTGCACTCTTCGCAATTGGGAGGCATCTTCTGACAAAAGGATCTTTTCTCTCCAGCCCCACCTCTTCTTTCTTGTTGTCCCAGAAACGTTGGGCTCATTTCCAAGGAAGAAGCTTTGATGATCTTATCCTAGCTCAGCTGCTCAGTTTCCCCACCCTACCCCTGAATGCAGCCCCATTAACCTAGACCATGCTGGCCTCAGTCCCTGGGGTGTCCTCACCAGGGTGCATCCTGGCAGCCAGAGACACCCAGCTGGGCTGGGCCTGCCGGTGGCTGAAGGGAACCCAGCCAGCGCCTCACCCTGTCATTAGGAAAAGTTTAGCCTCAGGCAGACATGCTCTGACACACTGTCTGGAGCTggctcagaaggaaagaaatgcgTGGTCCTTGGGATTAGGAATGTGGAGGAGCAGAGCCCTTTTGCTCCGTGCAGGGAGGGCGGAAGCCTGACCACTTGGAGGGAGGGCTGAGATGCCACGTTTCCTAAGTAGGTGTGCGGCCAAGGGTGGCAGCTCACGTCAGTGGCCTTTGTGTTTTTCAGTACGTGGCATGCCTGGATGTCCCTGCCCTGGCTGTGGCATGGCGGGCCAAAGGCTCTTCTTTCTCACTGTTCTTGCCCTGGAGCTCATGGGAAGGGCTGGGGCTTCCCAGTCAGGCCTCCAGAGCCGGGGGGCTGCAGCGGCCTGTCGCCTGGACAACAAGGAAAGCGAGTCCTGGGGGGCCCTGCTGAGCGGGGAAAGGCTGGACACCTGGATCTGCTCCCTCCTGGGTTCACTCATGGTGGGGCTCAGTGGGGTCTTCCCGCTGCTCCTCATTCCCCTGGAGATGGGGACCATGCTGCGCTCAGAAGGTGGGTGACCATCCAGTGCCCCAGGGGCAGCCAGCAGTGTGGGAAACATGCTGCTGGTATTCTTGGGAGACTCCAGGTCTTACATACTAGTCACTGTGTGTCTGAGATGGATGGTGGGGATAGACTAGAATTTCTCACGTTGGTCCTGTGGGACTGGGGTGCACatgctcattttttctttcaacagcAAGCAGTCACCAAGAGGCAGTATTGATAGTGGTTGGGAATATGGATGCCAGgctccctgggttcaaatcctggctctgggTAGCATTGGGCGAGTTATTTAACTTTactctgcctcagtctcccaaCCTTACAAATGTGGATACTACTAGTAACTACCTCATAGGTACTGGTacgaagattaaatgagctaatagaCATAAAGCACTTGGCAGATTGCCTGGTGCAGGGACAGGGCTGGATGTTTGCAGGCCTCAGGCTGGGCACAGGGGTGCAGTGGTAAGCACAGTCCTCTCCCTTCAGTCTCTGCTCATAGCATAAAAGAGTTCTCAAACCAAAAGCAGCTGGGACAGCCTTCTGCAGGAATATACAATAGGCTGGTGGCAGGGCCTGCCTCTAGGGATTGCGGGGGGATCTGTGAGATGAGCACAGGCATGGGAAAGAGGCTTTTCCTTGATTACCCTTTTGTGCCATGTGCATGTACTGCCTGTTCACAAATAACATGTTgtaattggaaatgaaaaagataatgtGGGGAGCTGCTAAAAATGCAGGTGCCTATCCCCTAACCCAAGAGTGTGACATTGTAGGTCTGGACCAGGGCCTCAGGAATTTGTTATAAATGAGCACCCCAGAGTCTTGTGCTGCCTGCTAAGCCCAGGAACTGTTTGTTTAGCAGTTGTTACTGAAcacctctgtgccaggctctgggctgagGGCTGGTGTCACAGCCATGCACAGAGCACTCATGGGGGCCTGCTGTCATGCCTGGGAATCAGCTCATTCCCTCCTCAGAGCTGCCCTGCCAGGTCATTGGAGGGAGCACTTGGATTATCAGTTCCATTTTACAAGTGGAGAAGCACAGGTACAGAGAGGTTCTTGgaccagcccaaggtcacacagcctggaAGTAGCAGCTTCCCTTGGGATCCCACCTCACCACCCAGCTGCCTCTGTCTTCTACGCACTTCAGTTTCTCTATCAAACCAAGGGGTTATAAGCCAGGAGAGTAAGCtatgggaaaaaaacccaaaaccaaggAGTTGTATGTGGCTCTCTTTGGGCACTTCCAACTCTGGATACTACAAGTCTGCAAAGTCCCCAAATCTCTGCCGCTTTTCTGAGAGTGGCAGTGACTGAGAATGAAAAATTCCTATTTAATAAGCACTTGGTTATATATATTGTCATTTAATTCCTACAAGAACCAATTTACAGATGGGCAGTCTCAGAAATTATCTGCCTAAGGTCACCAACTGGTGGGTTGGGGTACTGGGATCTGTCAGGCTCCAAAGCCCAGTCTCTTAACCATGAAGCAGTAGTGGCCCCACAGTCATTAAGGTGTATTCCTGCTGAGCACTCACCTGTGCTGGGCCTGTGGGGTGGGCACCCAGGAAGAGCAGCAGCCCACATCCAGCCTTCTGGAGGCTTACAAGTCTGGTTGAGAGAACAGAGCCCAGTGAGGTGGGTGGGGCAGAGGTCAGGCAGGGGCTCCAGTGAGTCAGCCCCAGACCTCATATTTCTGCCTTGTAGCTGGGGCCTGGCGCCTGAAGCAGCTGCTCAGCTTTGCCTTGGGGGGACTTTTAGGCAATGTGTTTCTGCACCTGCTGCCCGAGGCATGGGCCTACACCTGTAGCACCAGCCCTGGTAAGTGAGCACAAGCTGGGGGCAAGAGGGCAGGAGTGGGGAGCTGGTGTCCATGCCCAGGGATGGCCTAGGGCCTGCCTGCTCTTTGCCTGCTCTGCCGAAATGACTGGGAGAGGGGTTCTGGGCATCTGGCAGGGAACTTGCCTGGGAGGAAGGGTCATCTTCTTGATCGCAGCATCCTGGTCCCAACCAGCCAGTCCTGGACCCCCACCCCATCACTGCCCAGGACTAGGTCCCATTCCAAACAGCCCCCTCCTATGGCCCTGGCTTGGCCTGGTCTGTCAGTGCTGCCCTCTGCAGGTGGTAAGGGGCAGAGCctacagcagcaacagcaactgGGGTTGTGGGTCATTGCTGGTTTCCTGACCTTCCTGGCCTTGGAGAAGATGTTCCTGGACagcaaggaggaggaggggaccaGCCAGGTGAGCCCCAAGCCCCAGGGACTGGATACATCATCCTGTGTTCTCTGGTGGTGCCCTGGAGGCATGAGTTCTGAGTTCAGCCCTGAAAAGAGGCATCTCTTGGCCCTTTCCTGGGAGCTATAGGAGGCTGGGCCAACTTCTTTAGGAGGATCTGGGGAGTGACACATCAGCCCCTGCTGTGGCTTGTTTTGATAGACAGACAGTGACAGCAGTGTGGAGATCGGGTGTTTGTTGAGTTTGGGGCACCCACTGTTGGAGCAGCAGAGAGGTCTAGCCAGAGGAAAGAGGTGCTCCTGTCTCTT of Cynocephalus volans isolate mCynVol1 chromosome 4, mCynVol1.pri, whole genome shotgun sequence contains these proteins:
- the SLC39A13 gene encoding zinc transporter ZIP13 isoform X3, whose amino-acid sequence is MPGCPCPGCGMAGQRLFFLTVLALELMGRAGASQSGLQSRGAAAACRLDNKESESWGALLSGERLDTWICSLLGSLMVGLSGVFPLLLIPLEMGTMLRSEAGAWRLKQLLSFALGGLLGNVFLHLLPEAWAYTCSTSPGGKGQSLQQQQQLGLWVIAGFLTFLALEKMFLDSKEEEGTSQAPSKNPTAAAAALNGGRCLAQPAAEPGPSAVVRSIKVSGYLNLLANTIDNFTHGLAVAASFLVSKKIGLLTTMAILLHEIPHEVGDFAILLRAGFDRWSAAKLQLSTALGGLLGACFAICTQSPKGRRQWPGSCPSPLAASSILPW
- the SLC39A13 gene encoding zinc transporter ZIP13 isoform X2; this translates as MPGCPCPGCGMAGQRLFFLTVLALELMGRAGASQSGLQSRGAAAACRLDNKESESWGALLSGERLDTWICSLLGSLMVGLSGVFPLLLIPLEMGTMLRSEAGAWRLKQLLSFALGGLLGNVFLHLLPEAWAYTCSTSPGGKGQSLQQQQQLGLWVIAGFLTFLALEKMFLDSKEEEGTSQVSGYLNLLANTIDNFTHGLAVAASFLVSKKIGLLTTMAILLHEIPHEVGDFAILLRAGFDRWSAAKLQLSTALGGLLGACFAICTQSPKGVEETVAWILPFTSGGFLYIALVNVLPDLLEEDDPWHSLQQVLLLCMGIVVMVLFSLFVE